The following proteins are co-located in the Micromonospora viridifaciens genome:
- a CDS encoding tyrosine-type recombinase/integrase has translation MPADPSRIVTARQMLAHLGLTPADLAAHPEPSRRMPTLAEYLPRVAAAASPGTRRTYGTYWNRMAAILGHLRLDEVTASDIEALQRQVTAGARSRRTSRHGRHAGEHAIAAARAVYRRAVADGYLTAADSPAHRVAKPRRLPNPRRALTPDELQDINVVARTSGNDVILDALLLRLHTETACRRGGALALRLVDLDTRHCLVRLTEKGGTLRWQPITPTLAERLLEHAEARGAVLPADRLLRYRNGRPISSRRYDHLWRRIGDRLLWVAAQGISTHWLRHTTLTWVERHYGYGIARAYAGHTDRRGPATTTYIKADLHAVATALAAMAGQPHPLAAFTPTPDR, from the coding sequence ATGCCGGCTGATCCGTCACGCATCGTCACCGCCCGGCAGATGCTCGCGCACCTCGGCCTCACCCCGGCCGACCTTGCCGCGCACCCCGAACCGTCGCGTCGTATGCCGACGCTCGCCGAGTACCTCCCGCGGGTCGCGGCCGCGGCCAGCCCGGGCACCCGCCGCACCTACGGCACCTACTGGAACCGCATGGCAGCCATCCTCGGCCATCTGCGGTTGGACGAGGTGACCGCCAGCGACATCGAAGCCCTCCAGCGGCAGGTCACCGCCGGTGCCCGGTCTCGACGCACCAGCCGCCACGGACGACACGCCGGGGAACATGCCATCGCGGCCGCGCGCGCTGTCTACCGCCGGGCCGTCGCCGACGGCTACCTCACCGCCGCGGACAGCCCAGCGCACCGGGTGGCCAAGCCACGCCGGCTGCCCAACCCCCGCCGCGCCCTCACCCCCGACGAACTGCAGGACATCAACGTGGTGGCGCGTACCAGCGGCAACGACGTCATCCTGGATGCACTTCTGCTGCGCCTGCACACCGAAACCGCCTGCCGACGCGGCGGCGCCCTCGCGCTGCGCCTGGTCGACCTCGACACCCGCCACTGCCTGGTCCGCCTCACCGAGAAAGGCGGCACCCTGCGCTGGCAACCCATCACCCCGACCCTCGCCGAACGCCTCCTCGAGCACGCCGAGGCTCGGGGCGCGGTCCTGCCCGCCGACCGGCTGCTGCGCTACCGCAACGGCCGGCCGATCAGCAGCCGCCGCTACGACCACCTCTGGAGACGCATCGGCGACCGCCTACTCTGGGTCGCCGCCCAGGGCATCTCCACCCACTGGCTCCGGCACACCACCCTCACCTGGGTGGAACGCCACTACGGCTACGGCATCGCGCGCGCCTACGCCGGCCACACCGACCGCCGCGGACCCGCCACCACCACCTACATCAAAGCCGACCTGCACGCCGTCGCCACCGCCCTCGCGGCCATGGCCGGCCAGCCCCACCCGCTCGCCGCCTTCACGCCTACACCCGATAGGTAG
- a CDS encoding cold-shock protein yields MAVGTVKWFNADKGFGFITPDGGGADLFAHFSAIASSGFRSLDENQRVEFDITQGAKGPQAANIRAI; encoded by the coding sequence ATGGCTGTCGGCACTGTGAAGTGGTTCAACGCGGACAAGGGCTTCGGGTTCATCACCCCGGACGGGGGTGGCGCGGACCTGTTCGCTCATTTCTCGGCGATCGCCTCGAGCGGCTTCCGCAGCCTCGATGAGAACCAGAGGGTCGAGTTCGACATCACGCAGGGCGCCAAGGGCCCGCAGGCCGCGAACATCCGCGCCATCTGA
- the mqo gene encoding malate dehydrogenase (quinone) — protein sequence MIVSRTGPSEDWDVVLVGGGIMSATLGVLLSEVQPDWRITVVERLDEAGLESSHAWNNAGTGHAGLCEFNYTPGRPDGTVDASRAVRIGEQFVSSLVFWARLVERGVLGPPEAFIHSVPHLGFGPGADGVAYLHARWEALRGHPLFSDLEFSEDPDVLASWLPLMFEGRNGNEPVAVTRSAQGTDVDFGALTRQLLSALQQRGGVVRTRQEVTALRRHGRTWVVQVRDRRTGQRRRLRAPYVFVGAGGGTLPLLQSARVPEIRRYGAFPISGQFLRADRPELVAAHRGKVYGHAAPGAPPISVPHLDLRVVDGQEALLFGPFAAFSPRFLTRGRLTDLVRSVRPGNLPVLVAAARDNRSLVSYLIRQVTQSADARTAALRRFVPSARGDDWTLMTAGQRVQVLKKTAGRSTVGFGTEIVTSAGGSLAALLGASPGASTAASTMLDLLAASFPQRMPEWAPQLDRLAPSTQTVRQLGPDRLGEEVTRARRMLGLLPG from the coding sequence GTGATCGTGTCGAGGACCGGCCCGAGCGAGGACTGGGACGTCGTCCTCGTCGGCGGCGGGATCATGAGCGCCACCCTTGGCGTGCTGCTGAGCGAGGTGCAGCCGGACTGGCGGATCACCGTCGTCGAGCGGCTCGACGAGGCTGGGCTCGAGAGCTCCCACGCCTGGAACAACGCCGGCACCGGCCACGCCGGGCTCTGCGAGTTCAACTACACCCCGGGGCGGCCAGACGGCACGGTGGACGCGTCGAGGGCCGTGCGGATCGGCGAACAGTTCGTCTCATCTCTGGTGTTCTGGGCCCGTCTCGTGGAGCGGGGGGTGCTCGGGCCGCCCGAGGCGTTCATCCACTCGGTCCCGCACCTCGGCTTCGGTCCCGGTGCGGACGGCGTGGCGTACCTGCACGCCCGGTGGGAGGCCCTGCGGGGCCACCCGCTCTTCTCCGACCTGGAGTTCAGCGAGGACCCCGACGTCCTCGCCTCCTGGCTGCCGCTGATGTTCGAGGGCCGGAACGGGAACGAACCGGTGGCGGTCACCCGCTCGGCGCAGGGGACCGACGTCGACTTCGGCGCCCTCACCCGGCAACTGCTGTCGGCCCTGCAGCAGCGCGGCGGCGTCGTGCGAACGCGCCAAGAGGTCACAGCCCTGCGCCGGCATGGGCGGACCTGGGTGGTGCAGGTCCGCGACCGCAGGACGGGACAGCGCCGGCGACTGCGGGCCCCGTACGTCTTCGTCGGGGCCGGCGGCGGGACGCTGCCGCTGCTGCAGTCGGCCCGGGTCCCGGAGATCCGGCGGTACGGCGCCTTCCCGATCAGCGGGCAGTTCCTGCGCGCCGACCGGCCCGAGCTGGTGGCCGCCCACCGGGGAAAGGTGTACGGGCACGCGGCTCCGGGCGCCCCGCCCATCTCTGTCCCGCATCTCGACCTGCGGGTGGTGGACGGACAGGAGGCGCTGCTCTTCGGACCGTTCGCGGCCTTCTCGCCTCGCTTCCTCACCCGTGGTCGGCTTACCGACCTCGTGCGATCGGTCCGGCCCGGCAACCTCCCCGTCCTGGTGGCCGCAGCGCGGGACAACCGCTCGCTGGTCAGCTACCTGATCCGGCAGGTGACCCAGTCCGCGGATGCCCGAACGGCCGCGCTACGCCGGTTCGTGCCGTCGGCGCGCGGGGACGACTGGACGCTGATGACCGCAGGGCAGCGAGTTCAGGTCCTCAAGAAGACCGCCGGCCGCAGCACGGTCGGATTCGGCACCGAGATCGTCACCTCCGCGGGTGGCTCCCTGGCCGCCCTGCTCGGCGCCTCGCCCGGCGCCTCGACCGCCGCGTCGACGATGCTCGACTTGCTCGCGGCGAGCTTTCCGCAGCGCATGCCGGAGTGGGCGCCACAACTGGACCGGCTCGCGCCGTCGACGCAGACGGTGCGGCAGCTCGGCCCCGACCGGCTCGGCGAGGAGGTGACGCGGGCCCGCCGGATGCTCGGGCTGCTGCCGGGGTGA
- a CDS encoding DsbA family oxidoreductase yields the protein MRVEVYVDVLCPWCYIGKRRLTAALEHVTERDKVQIIWRSFELAPDEGRTPGLTAAEAMTGWWGDQAPTRIARIEALGAAEGLTINLHRARPVNTFDAHRLCHLAADRGRADQMMEQLLRAYHTDGLNVADPQVLQRLGGEAGLADAEVRAVLTGDDYAEDVRADRRRAAEHGVTGVPSLVINGGRPVSAIQLPTQLRQLLETDRPVRDAGQTSVVHRDDHLH from the coding sequence ATGAGAGTAGAGGTCTACGTCGATGTGCTGTGCCCGTGGTGCTATATCGGCAAGAGACGCCTGACCGCCGCCCTGGAGCACGTCACCGAGCGGGACAAGGTACAGATCATCTGGCGCAGTTTCGAACTGGCACCTGATGAAGGCCGGACCCCCGGCCTCACCGCCGCGGAGGCCATGACGGGTTGGTGGGGGGATCAGGCGCCGACTCGGATAGCCAGAATTGAGGCTCTGGGCGCTGCGGAAGGCCTGACGATCAACCTGCATCGGGCCCGACCGGTCAACACCTTCGACGCGCACCGACTGTGCCACCTCGCCGCTGACCGAGGCCGAGCCGACCAGATGATGGAGCAACTGCTGCGCGCCTACCACACCGACGGGCTCAACGTCGCCGACCCGCAGGTCCTGCAACGCCTCGGCGGCGAGGCAGGGCTCGCTGACGCCGAGGTCCGCGCTGTCCTGACCGGCGACGACTACGCCGAAGACGTCCGAGCCGACCGGCGTCGCGCGGCCGAACACGGCGTCACCGGCGTCCCCTCGTTGGTGATCAATGGCGGGCGCCCAGTGTCGGCCATCCAGCTCCCCACTCAGCTTCGTCAACTACTGGAGACTGACCGCCCTGTGCGGGACGCGGGCCAGACCTCAGTGGTTCATCGAGATGATCACCTGCACTGA
- a CDS encoding fatty acid desaturase family protein, with product MSTAPPQAGSGSPYAHLLHQIRGAGLLERRTGYYIWKIAITGLLFAAGWTAFALIGDSWWVLIVAGFLAFVFTQLGFLGHDAGHKQIFASRRANYVLGLLHGNLAIGLSYGWWVDKHNRHHAHPNTDGADPDLEIGALAFTSRQAGNRGRMAAFAYRYQAFFFFPLLLLEGLSLHVNSVRALLRPGGRPRAWESVLLASHVVGYLGAVFLILSPVRAVVFILVQQGLFGLYLGCSFAPNHKGMVILAAGDRTDFLRRQVLTSRNVRGHWLTDFMLGGLNYQIEHHLFPSMPRSNLRRAQTIVESFCRRHGLTYCQTGLFESYAQALRHLHAVGRTPCPAGA from the coding sequence ATGTCCACAGCGCCGCCGCAAGCCGGCAGTGGAAGCCCGTACGCCCATCTCCTGCACCAGATCCGTGGCGCCGGACTGCTGGAACGCCGCACCGGGTACTACATCTGGAAGATCGCCATCACCGGTCTACTGTTCGCGGCCGGCTGGACGGCCTTCGCGCTCATCGGGGACTCGTGGTGGGTACTGATCGTCGCCGGCTTCCTCGCGTTCGTCTTCACTCAACTCGGGTTCCTCGGCCACGACGCCGGACACAAACAGATCTTCGCGTCCCGGCGGGCGAACTACGTGCTCGGGCTGCTGCACGGCAACCTGGCCATCGGACTGAGCTACGGCTGGTGGGTGGACAAGCACAACCGGCACCACGCCCACCCGAACACCGACGGCGCCGACCCGGACCTCGAGATCGGTGCGCTCGCGTTCACCTCGCGCCAGGCCGGCAACCGCGGCCGCATGGCCGCATTCGCGTACCGCTACCAGGCATTCTTCTTCTTCCCGCTGCTTCTGCTGGAGGGTCTCAGCCTGCACGTGAACAGCGTGCGCGCCCTGCTGCGCCCCGGCGGACGCCCCCGCGCGTGGGAGTCGGTGCTGCTCGCCAGCCACGTCGTCGGTTACCTCGGCGCGGTCTTCCTGATACTCTCGCCGGTCCGCGCGGTCGTGTTCATCCTCGTCCAGCAGGGCCTGTTCGGCCTTTACCTCGGGTGCAGCTTCGCGCCGAACCACAAGGGCATGGTGATCCTCGCCGCCGGTGACCGCACCGACTTCCTGCGCCGCCAGGTGCTCACGTCGCGGAACGTGCGCGGCCACTGGCTGACCGACTTCATGCTCGGCGGCCTGAACTACCAGATCGAGCATCACCTGTTCCCCAGCATGCCCCGGTCGAACCTGCGCCGCGCGCAGACGATCGTCGAGTCGTTCTGCCGCCGGCACGGCCTCACGTACTGTCAGACCGGCCTGTTCGAGTCGTACGCCCAGGCGCTGCGCCACCTGCACGCGGTCGGACGTACTCCGTGCCCGGCGGGCGCCTGA
- a CDS encoding low temperature requirement protein A, protein MELFLDLVFVAALALTSQKLAADLTWPGAFQTLVLLMALWWVWSVTALTTDLYLPHRPPIYLMTISVMFGTILMAAALPTAFTRDAVVFAGAYVAIHLGRNLFLAPALQGPQARRHAARFLFWFSVSAVPWLAGATVAGTARGALWTAALALDYGAAWLRYPTPRLGRIPRSQYGLAAEHLAERYQQFFTLALGDLILLPTLIYAGGGFALDRTVAFVLTFVTTVLLWQIYRQRTGVLLQAAIESSRDPGRLVRSAPYTHLIMVAGVVVATAGAETIIRHPSGDTTLGLVAVILGGPALFLAGRARFEYEVFSRVSPSRLVALLVLAVAAPVMVYVPPLGVAIVANLVLAGIATADILRAHGRPPEAPSPAF, encoded by the coding sequence TTGGAACTGTTCCTCGACCTGGTCTTCGTTGCCGCGCTCGCCCTGACCTCACAGAAGCTGGCCGCTGACCTGACCTGGCCCGGCGCTTTTCAAACCCTGGTCCTGCTGATGGCGCTCTGGTGGGTCTGGTCGGTCACCGCGCTCACGACCGACCTCTACCTACCGCACCGGCCACCGATCTACCTCATGACCATCTCGGTCATGTTCGGCACCATCCTGATGGCAGCCGCGCTGCCCACGGCCTTCACCCGCGACGCCGTGGTCTTCGCGGGCGCCTACGTGGCAATCCATCTAGGCCGCAATCTCTTCCTGGCACCCGCCTTGCAGGGGCCGCAGGCACGTCGACACGCCGCGCGATTCCTCTTCTGGTTCTCCGTCTCGGCCGTGCCATGGCTCGCCGGAGCCACCGTGGCAGGCACCGCGCGTGGCGCGCTGTGGACGGCGGCCCTCGCCCTGGATTACGGGGCGGCCTGGCTCCGCTACCCCACGCCCCGGCTCGGTCGGATACCCAGGTCGCAGTACGGGCTAGCGGCCGAACACCTGGCCGAACGCTACCAACAGTTCTTCACTCTCGCCCTCGGCGACCTCATCCTGCTCCCCACCCTGATATACGCCGGCGGCGGATTCGCGCTCGACCGGACCGTCGCGTTCGTGCTCACGTTCGTCACCACCGTGCTGCTGTGGCAGATCTACCGTCAACGCACCGGGGTCCTGCTCCAGGCAGCCATCGAGTCCTCCCGTGACCCGGGCCGCCTCGTACGGTCAGCGCCCTACACCCACCTGATCATGGTGGCCGGCGTCGTCGTCGCCACAGCCGGAGCCGAAACCATCATCCGCCACCCCAGCGGCGACACCACCCTCGGGCTCGTCGCCGTCATTCTCGGCGGACCCGCGTTGTTCCTGGCCGGCCGAGCCCGATTCGAGTACGAGGTATTCAGCCGGGTCTCCCCATCCCGCCTGGTCGCACTGCTCGTCCTGGCCGTCGCCGCGCCGGTGATGGTGTACGTCCCACCGCTGGGAGTCGCCATCGTCGCCAACCTGGTCCTGGCCGGGATCGCCACCGCGGACATCCTTCGCGCCCATGGACGCCCGCCCGAAGCACCCTCCCCCGCCTTCTAG
- a CDS encoding antibiotic biosynthesis monooxygenase family protein, which produces MSTDTSFYSIIDYTVDGLGTQQELVAVFAEIQERWVRFYPGYQSARFHVSTDGTRVYNIVRWASEADYRNFVETSDAEGRMAAIRKALEGLSGKAEPRMSGVPTYTVVREVGPGPQRLDA; this is translated from the coding sequence GTGAGTACGGATACCAGCTTTTACTCGATCATCGACTACACGGTTGACGGCCTCGGTACCCAACAGGAGTTGGTAGCGGTTTTCGCGGAGATCCAGGAGCGCTGGGTGCGCTTTTATCCTGGCTACCAGTCGGCCCGCTTCCATGTAAGCACCGACGGCACCCGGGTGTACAACATTGTGCGTTGGGCCAGCGAGGCGGACTACCGCAACTTTGTGGAGACCTCAGACGCCGAAGGCCGGATGGCCGCCATCCGTAAGGCCCTCGAGGGCCTGTCCGGCAAGGCCGAGCCGCGCATGAGTGGCGTTCCCACCTACACCGTCGTCCGCGAGGTTGGTCCGGGACCACAGCGTCTCGACGCCTAA
- a CDS encoding class I SAM-dependent methyltransferase: MRTPTGALLTPFVAFRADEFDGLHLVRLPFVPEIRLHLADDAIVLRARLEARIGPGLTPFWANAWAGGQALARYVLDHPQVVAGRRVLDVASGSGLVAIAAAKAGAAEVTANDIDPYALAAVAMNATANGVSVAVNEGDLLDGDGGLADVILAGDAFYAPELAARMLGFLHRAADRGARVLVGDPGRGHLPEDWLKVLTSYRIRGLGAAEDAELTEVSVLGPIG, translated from the coding sequence TTGCGCACGCCGACCGGCGCCCTGCTCACGCCCTTCGTCGCGTTCCGCGCCGACGAGTTCGACGGACTGCACCTGGTGCGTCTTCCGTTCGTACCGGAGATCCGCCTGCACCTGGCCGATGACGCGATCGTGTTGCGCGCCAGGCTGGAGGCGCGGATAGGGCCGGGGCTCACGCCGTTCTGGGCGAACGCCTGGGCCGGTGGCCAGGCTCTCGCCCGGTACGTCCTGGACCATCCGCAGGTGGTGGCCGGCCGGCGGGTACTCGACGTGGCGTCCGGCTCCGGTCTGGTCGCCATCGCCGCGGCCAAGGCGGGCGCCGCCGAGGTGACCGCCAACGACATCGACCCGTACGCGCTGGCGGCCGTCGCGATGAATGCCACGGCCAACGGGGTCAGCGTGGCGGTGAACGAGGGCGACCTGCTCGACGGCGATGGGGGCCTCGCCGACGTGATCCTCGCCGGCGACGCCTTCTACGCCCCCGAGCTGGCCGCGCGGATGCTGGGGTTCCTACACCGCGCCGCCGACCGCGGCGCGCGTGTCCTCGTCGGTGATCCCGGCCGCGGGCACCTGCCCGAGGATTGGCTGAAGGTACTGACCAGCTATCGAATCCGCGGCCTGGGCGCCGCCGAGGACGCCGAACTCACGGAGGTCTCGGTGCTCGGCCCCATCGGGTAG